In the genome of Colletotrichum lupini chromosome 8, complete sequence, one region contains:
- a CDS encoding 3-dehydroquinate synthase: MASDMKATVEPTKKGFSVCGYEKIEYDFELLDGVFNKQNSQLADCYSRWKRCLAVMDLNIFNIYGKEMKEYFDHYNIELKIHKTMIGEKAKSMETLLSIVDSMTEFGVYRKEPVLVVGGGLVTDVAGFACAAYRRNTPFIRIPTTVIGLIDASVSIKVAVNYGNYKNRLGAYHAPTHTFLDFTFLRTLPTAQIRNGFAELIKISTCAHLETFDLLDRFCEELIKTGFGRTDGASKEVRDAADRINRNGIHEMLKLETPNLHEIMLDRVIAYGHTWSPLHELSPDVPLRHGHAISIDMAYSATLAHVLGKLSSDEHRRLLNLFSRAGLSMDHPLFDEDMLEKATSAILKTRDGKLRAAVPSPLGNCEFLNDISHEDMCAALKVHKDLMKEYPRQGAGLEAYVDASDTGYTINGSSVEDESRKYTNGVEQTVTRDDTISSNGSSTPEYGLSNGKNLDQDKATYAAAGFEPEILKKLNAEEMKSSSTHGKVHVDEECC, translated from the exons ATGGCATCAGACATGAAGGCGACGGTGGAGCCCACCAAGAAGGGTTTCTCCGTCTGCGGTTACGAGAAGATCGAGTACGACTTTGAGCTCCTCGATGGCGTTTTCAACAAACAGAACAGTCAGCTGGCCGACTGTTACTCGCGCTGGAAGCGATGCTTGGCTGTCATGGACCTCAACATCTTCAACATCTACGGCAAGGAGATGAAGGAGTACTTTGATCACTACAACATTGAGCTCAAGATTCACAAGACCATGATTGGTGAGAAGGCCAAGTCCATGGAGACGTTGCTGAGCATCGTCGACTCCATGACTGAATTTGGTGTCTACCGCAAG GAGCCTGTTCTTGTTGTCGGAGGTGGTCTGGTCACAGATGTTGCAGG CTTCGCATGCGCCGCTTACCGCCGCAACACGCCATTCATCCGCATTCCCACGACAGTCATTGGCCTGATCGATGCGTCTGTGTCTATCAAGGTCGCTGTCAACTACGGCAATTACAAGAACCGTCTGGGCGCGTACCACGCACCAACCCACACATTCCTCGACTTCACTTTCTTGCGAACTCTTCCCACCGCACAGATCCGCAATGGTTTCGCCGAGCTGATCAAGATCTCTACTTGCGCCCATCTAGAGACTTTCGACCTGCTTGATCGTTTCTGTGAGGAACTGATCAAGACCGGTTTCGGTCGCACTGATGGAGCTAGCAAGGAGGTCAGGGATGCGGCTGACAGGATCAACCGCAATGGTATTCACGAGATGTTGAAGCTAGAGACCCCCAACCTGCACGAGATCATGCTTGATCGTGTTATCGCATACGGCCACAC TTGGTCACCCCTCCACGAGCTCTCCCCCGATGTGCCTCTGCGCCACGGCCACGCCATCTCTATTGACATGGCCTACTCCGCAACTCTGGCCCACGTTCTCGGAAAGCTCTCCTCGGATGAGCACCGCCGCCTGCTGAACCTCTTCTCCCGCGCCGGTCTATCCATGGACCACCCTCTCTTCGACGAGGACATGCTCGAGAAGGCTACCTCTGCCATCCTCAAGACCCGTGACGGCAAGCTCCGTGCCGCCGTTCCCTCACCTCTGGGCAACTGCGAGTTCCTCAACGATATCTCCCACGAGGACATGTGTGCTGCCCTCAAGGTGCACAAGGACTTAATGAAGGAGTACCCCCGCCAGGGTGCTGGACTTGAGGCCTACGTCGACGCCAGCGACACTGGCTACACGATCAACGGCTCTTCCGTGGAGGATGAGTCCCGCAAGTACACGAACGGTGTCGAGCAGACTGTCACCCGCGACGATACTATCTCGTCCAACGGCTCTTCGACACCCGAGTACGGCTTGTCAAATGGCAAGAACTTGGATCAGGACAAGGCTACGTATGCCGCTGCCGGCTTCGAGCCTGAGATCCTGAAGAAGCTCAACGCTGAGGAGATGAAGAGCTCCAGCACACATGGCAAGGTCCACGTTGATGAGGAGTGTTGCTAG